TGCTTGGCCTTATACATATCTGGCCATAGCCCTTAATGTGTACCATACCCGCAAATCATATTGGCgttttcaaaaatcattcattccttttattaagttttaataaaacaagttcatagaaatgaaaaacatagaaatgaaaaacatcaaaacaaagaacatagaatttagattacaaatgtcgaaatcaatcttcagtttttttttttagacaatctgaagtttcataatccataagatcgtccttcttatgattgaagtcgttttcatcatcttggtaagtcatatgggcttcaggattcttccctttcaagctctcttgatagaggtcaactagatgcttgggagtcctacaagtcttagcccaatgattgctcatttcacatctatggcacacatATTTCTCTGATTTAGTCGAGTGTTGGGGTTTGAAAGAAGATCCACGGCCACGACCATGGCCTCGTCCAAATGAGCCACGGTCCCGTCCATGGTCTCTACCATTTCCTCGTCCGCGGCCAAAGGATCTTTGACCGCGGCCACGCCCGTTCGATTTgtctcgaccacggccatgctGGCCGTTTCCTTGGACGTGGTTGGACTCTTTACTGTCCTCTGTAGCGTGTGCATCAGGTAGTGGAGCTGATCCAAGTGGTCTCATCTGACTGTTTCTCATTagtaattcattgttctgctcagcgatcaagagacaagaaataagattagcataggttttgaaacctttctctcggtactgttgttgtaacagcacattgcttgcatggaaagtggaaaaggttttctcaagcatatcctgttttgtaatactttcaccacacagtttcattttagaaacaatcttaaacagtgcagagttatattcgtccacagacttatagtcttggatcctcagattcatccaatcaaaccgagcttttggtaagatcaccgttctctggtgatcatatctcgatttcaattcattccaaagatctagtggattctcaatggttaggtattgatccttgagactctcagctagatgatgacgaatgatcaagatggctctgtaacgatccttttcattggcattattgttctcggtgatacactcaccgagtcccttggatttcaggatgatcttagcatcgagcGCCCACTGAAGGTAATTGTCTCCAGATATATTTAGGGCAGTGaaatcaaggttgttgattttcgacatctgaagttatagattaatatttttagatcttttaggaatagtttttaatgtttaaacgattagggttttatgttcaaacaatcaaacaacccttcacagccaagatctatgcctcacggccaatgagcaagccgcacggccatggatgcaaactagttcgtttttatgcatttagtttgtcgtgtaattgcaatcctaacacggtttgtttctatcagttcatgatgtaatcaaaacaagcaaacctatcggccaagcaaagatcaagccacacggatatttgattcaattcaacaccattcctagaataagttctaagtgtaattgcaatcaatcaatgtgattaagttatggtatgaatgcaacaaggccacacggccacgagtatgatcaagtctagaacagtttaacctaatatgtagtttcagatttcgattttaaaataatctaaactaggtcattagggttttagtttaaacaagccaaacaatcagattcgagtttgaacaatcctaacaacagttctaggtgatcaatcaatgttcaatttcaaacaatcaaaatcgattttcggaattagggttttagtgtttcGATTTTACTAAcaagcaatttcaatttcaggatgatcaaattcaatctcaatcaatcaatcaatcagttttaattaatccgtagttttcgaattagggtttagggatttcgaaaatttgatcttagatcaaagggatttgatttgagattcaaaacttttaaggttctgattttaattgatcaatggatcaatctcgatttttagggtttggggatcgaacttatagagcttcaaTTTACTCGCttagggattgatctattatcctatggctttcatcttagagattatattttagggtttcattctttacaatcaaccaaattcgattcattatgttcttagaattcgaaatacctttagtttagttgtttgtagaaaccggaccaccaagaatgaacctcgagctggCTGGGACGCGAGCTGCTTCTATCGGATCGCGAGCGGCTCTGATGCGAACGGGAGCTATTGCTGTCGGATCGCGAGCTGTCCTTGATGTAGGATGGAGCTGAGTTcatctaggatcaggaacaccttGGGGCTGGAGCTGATTAGGTGGACACGAGCTGGAACGGAGTCGCGAacagattagggttcgtcggtattgTCGGGTTcagattagggttccaaagcaaatcggcgcatcggtggtcagatcgacaagcggtttgcactgactgattcgtctcggccagggcttcgatttgatatctgTATCGTTTTCTGGGTCCTCGCGGTTTGGGAGAACGGCATCTTCGAAGTTCCGAGGCAGATTTCTTTTCatttaggattttagggttttagcgatttggttttaggctcagggtgttagaggctatcgtgctgataacgtgttgtaaacttaaggatttatatttgtaagtttttgtatattattaatgaataagtgttccatTTATATAGGagttacaagagagataaatggaaatacaataataaaaaaaattacaaattataaacataaacgaattaggAAATAGTCAAATTGTAGCCGTCTCTCTCTAATTGTATGGGCCGGTAATGGatcggaccggttatggacatccaacTATTGATTTATAATAGATCGATTCCTTTTCATGATTTACCTCAAAagttaattcttttttttcagtTTAGTCCTTTAATTCTACAATTTTTCTTTGAAGTTCATACAGTACAGTACCCCAGGAAATAATGAAACAGAGCATTTGCAATCCACACGAGTTGCTAGCACGTGTGAACCATTGATTAATTATTGACTTGACGACGTCagctaacaatgattaattgaGAAGAACCAACAACAAACAACTGGGGAAAATCAATTAATAAGAAACGGAAAAAAattgttgctcaaaaaaaaaaagaaacggaaAAAATTAGCCACTTGCGCAGCTCTGACTCAGTTTAACTccgacctctctctctctctctctctcccggcGATTCTGTTCAGCTCTTGGAATCGGAACGGCCCAAGCTTTAGACTCGCAGGTGAATACTCTCTGCATTGTATTATCTTTCTCCTTCGTCTTCgtctctgcttcttcttcaagcTTTTGCGTTGTTTCTCCTCTCTTTGCACCGTATGACTTTCGTCTAGCTTCGTTGATTGAACATTGACTTTACGTTTTACTTTTTCGATCGTAGATTTCTCAAGATTCGCCTCAATCTTAGTTTCTCTCTACTTCAGAGCAAGCAGCTCCATCATTCGGATCATCGAAGGTTCGCTTAGCTTCGCCGATAGTAAGTTACTCGCTGCTAAGATCTCGATCTTGAAACTGGAATTGATTTCTCTCGAACGAACGAATAAACGCGATCTCATTGATCAAATTCGAATTCGAGAACGTAGCAGTTAGTTAGTTTCTCCAGATTTAGGAAACAAAAGCACTTTGACGAACTTCGATCACAACAAGCGAAACTACatataaatatctgaattatacTTATTTGATAGCATGCTGATGATTGATTTCTAATTCTTGCCGTGTTAGGATATTCATGATGCTATTGTTGTAATCAAGAAACTATGGAGGATCTTCGGCTATCACCACTGCGACTAGGCAGCTTCAAGTCGTCACCTCCAAGGGGTTCACCTACATTCAGGAGAGTACATTCTGGCAGGACTCCACGTAGAGAGGTCAAAGCTAATGGCGGAGCTCTTCAGTGGTTCAGAAGTAACCGGCTGCTCTATTGGCTGCTTTTGATTACTCTTTGGACCTATCTTGGATTCTATGTTCAGTCTAGATGGGCGCATGTTGATGATAACAAAGTTGAGTTCTTGCGCTTTGGGGGCAAACTTAGGGAAGATGTTTTGCATGTGGAGCAGAATAAACGAGTGGATTCGGTTGCTGATAAGACTACTCATTTGGTAGTGGATGGTACTAATGTAGTACATGTGGATGTTAATAAGAGGATGCATGTGTCTCTGGCCAAGAAAGAGGATGGCACACCTAGGCGAAGCTTGAGTgccaggaggaggaggaggagaaaggCTGGTCGTAGCTCACGTAGTAAGACTCAGAAGGTGAGAAAAGTTGTGGAGGACTTGGATGAGCAAGATCCAGAGCTTCCAAAGACGAATGTTACCTACGGTAAGCTTTTTGGTCCTTTTGGGTCACTAGAGGATAAGATTCTTGAGTGGAGTCCGCAGAAGCGATCAGGGACGTGTGACAGGAAGTCAGACTTTAAACGCCTTGTTTGGTCGAGGAGATTCGTCCTGCTTTTCCATGAGCTTTCAATGACCGGTGCTCCAATCTCGATGATGGAGCTGGCTTCCGAGCTTATGAGCTGTGGCGCAACGGTCTATGCGGTGGTTCTGAGCAGAAGGGGTGGTTTGTTGCAAGAGCTCATAAGGAGAAGGATCAAAGTGGTTGAAGATAAAGGAGAACTCAGCTTCAAAACCGCCATGAAAGCAGATCTTGTCGTTGCAGGATCAGCTGTTTGTGCTACATGGATTGGTATGCTGATTCTTTGACATCACTACTTACACgaacttattttaatttttcatgtttataaaTGTGTACTAGCTCATTCAATACATGTTTTCTTGAATCTTCTTTTCTCGCAGATCAATACATGGATCACTTTCCAGCTGGTGGAAGTCAAATAGCTTGGTGGGTAATGGAGAACCGGAGAGAGTACTTTGATCGGGCAAAGCCTGTACTTGACCGGGTGAAGCTGCTTATTTTTCTATCTGAAGTACAGAGCAAACAGTGGTTAACATGGTGCGAAGAGGAGCACATAAAGCTTAGGTCTCAGCCAGTTATCGTTTCGCTCTCTGTTAATGATGAGTTGGCTTTCGTAGCCGGGATTTCCAGTTCGCTGAATACTCCAACACTGACCACAGAGATGATGAAGGCGAAAAGACAAGCACTACGTGAATCAGTCAGAAAGGAATTTGGTTTGACAGATAAAGATATGCTTGTGATGTCTCTTAGCAGCATTAATCCGACGAAAGGACAACTTCTTCTCCTTGAATCTGCCGCCTTGGCACTAGAAAGAGCAAATGAACCAGAACAAGTTGCTAAAGGTACTCAGTCCAAAATCAAGAACCTCAATGGCatcaagaaagaaaagattagtCTTTCAGTCAGACATCGGTTAAGAGGTTCAGCAAGAAAGATGAAAATCAAGTCTCGTGTTGTTGATAATCCGTCTGTTCTGTCTGCCACCGGTAAAAGGAAGCTGCTGTTCTCTGCCAACGTAACACAGAAACAAGACCTTAAGCTTCTTCTTGGATCAGTTGGGTCCAAGAGCAACAAAGTTGCATACGTTAAGGAAATGTTGAACTTCTTGTCAAAGAACGGAAACTTATCGAACTCGGTTGTGTGGACTTTAGCGACCACTCGTGTTGCCTCACTATACTCTGCAGCAGATGTCTACGTAACAAACTCCCAGGTAACGTTTCTTATCTTGATCCTTTTATGGCTTTACATAAAACAGAGCGTTGTTCAAGTCTCGTTTTTGCTTTTGTTCAATCTGTGAAACAGGGAATTGGTGAAACATTTGGGAGAGTGACTATCGAAGCAATGGCTTATGGTCTTCCGGTGAGAACAAATGATTTTGATAGACGAAAATGAAATGTTGTTCATCCTaatcattgtttttttctttttcatgggACCAGGTGCTTGGAACAGACGCAGGAGGAACAAAGGAGATAGTGGAGCACAATGTGACAGGGCTGCTACACCCTGTGGGGAGGCTAGGTAACAAAGTGTTAGCTCAGAATCTCTTGTTTCTGCTTAGAAACCCATCTACAAGGCTACAGCTAGGAAGCGAAGGACGTAAGAAGGTTGAGAAGATGTACATGAAGCAACACATGTACAAGAGATTTGTAGATGTTCTAGTCAAATGCATGAGACCCTAAGTGTGTACTTGCCCTCGTTTATTTTGCTTTAGTTGTTCATGATCCAGGATAAACAAAACCCAATTCTTATCAAATTCGCTGATATTCTTTAGTTATGTAAGTTTCTGtatattcttttgtttgttACCATTGACACACATGATTTTGTATCTTACGGAAGGGAAGATAAGAACGAAACCTTAAAtcttttaaataacaaataacaaATCTCTATGTTACTGTGCTTTGATCGTCGCTCTTGAACAAGTGTACGGAGGTGAAGAGAAAAGGGTGATTGGTTTGAGTAAAATAGTCAGAAAAGAATGTCGTGAGTTGAAGTAGCGCGGGAGCAATCAACCGATCGTACTCGTTTGAATAGGTTAGAAAACTATACGAAGTCAAAGACAATGAAGTGGAAAGGTTAATCAAAAGTGATCAATGCGAAGACCTAATGATAGTTAAAGTTGCATGCTCAACttgtatattatataacatattgataaatataaaacagTGCATGCTCAACTTCTCATATAACTATAAGTATAGTACAGTACATACATGGTATTGTATTTCCTCAAACGCACCCCATATAGATATAGTACATGGTATCGTATTCCTTCAAACACACCTCTTCCCTTAACTTATACGAGAAGACTTGACCATGCAAATATAATATTCATCCATCACAAGTGAATCTCTGCTTGTGAGCTTCGGTAACTAACTTAACATTTGTGGCCAGTCCAAGAGCTTGGAGAAGACGAATAAAGTACCAAGTAATGTCAATCTGCCACCACTCAAGTCCATGCCTAGCCGAGAACTCAAATGCATGATGGTTATTGTGCCAGCTCTCCCCTAGTGTTACTATCGCCAGCCACCTCCAATTATTTTCGCGACATTCATTATTAACAGCtcaaaagtattaaaaaaaaaacataatatctaGACTATAGTCGTGTTTATGAATTACTTCTTACCAAGTGTTCTTGGAGAGATCTCCAGTTTTCCATGGCTGCGTTCCCCATGTATGCGAAGCTGCGGTCATCAGAAATGTGGAATGTAGCACAAATACAGTTCTAACTCCCTGTCACAGATAATTTCTATTGAGATTTAGGAGtaactattatttatataagattaaaaaGAGGAGAAAATCAACAAAGTTACCACTCCCCATACGAGGAAAGGAAAGCCACCGAAGATGTAAAGGAGAAGGGAAAGTGCAAGGTTGTTCAAAATCCATGTTCTTTGTAGAAACCTATAAAAAGGTTGTCCCACTAAATCGGCTGCGTTTTGTTCCCCTCCACACTGTTTATATTACAACTCATGATTTAGACCTACTTATTATTTCAACTGATGATAGAATTAGAACATGTGGATTACTGATTAATTACATTTTGGAGAATAGAACCAGTGTCAAAGATCCATAGGAAATAACTAAACCAAAAACCATGGAGAGGAGTATGAGGATCACGATCTGTATCACTGTATTGGTGATGGTAACGATGATTGCTCACCCACTCTATTGGATCTCcctgtacatatatatatgtatatatataaccaatGTAACATTAAGCTATGCTCACATAACATATTCGTGTAGTGagtttaatttattgttttattttttcaaaccTGAAAAGCAAGTGTGCCACACCAAGCAAAGAGATATTCTAGCCATTTAGGCAGAACAAAACTCCGGTGTGATAGATTCCGGTGATAAGACAACGTGATCCCGGTTCCAGCAATGACACTGAGACCAACCGCTACACGAAAAGCCGACCAGTTGAAGTGAAAAGGTGCATATAGGCTGAGAAGATGAACACCAAGTATCCCTATTGCTCTACTCACATCCCAATAATCCCATCTCCTTTCCCAAAATACTCGCTTCTTTCTCACAACCTCTGAAAATGGTACTTTCCGGTGGCTTTCCTCCGTTAGGGTTGTCTCTCTCAGTGCATCCTCGGCAGTGAAGGTTGGTTTCTTGCAAGCAACAACTAATCTCTTGGTAAAATGGAGTTTTGAGTTAGGTTTGTtataagaagagaagatgaGATTGTTAGGGTTGTGTTTTGATGGTGATCTTTTGGAAAGTATCGCTGAAGAAAAGGGAGATAGTGATTTGAGTGAAGTCGATAGAGAAACCATTGTGTTAGTGCATGTGAGTACTGAGTAATCAACCGGTCGTATCCGTTAAATAGGCTTTTTGAGGTGGAATAGTAGTATTCAACATTGCGTGAGAAACAAGATATTAAAATGATGAAAGATACTAGTGACTTTTCTTCAAACACTTAATATTCTCGAGATCAAAATTTTCGTTCTAAGTTAATATTTacatttgttcaaaaaaaaaaaaattgttcaaaaaaaaagaagttagtaTTTACCTACCCACTCGTAGTAAGTCAATGTCAACACAAACTATTTGATAAGATGATAGTGTTGGAAAATTAGTAGCTTCTTCTCAATGCCGGTCGTCCAAAGAGTTGATATTAACAAATTGAGAGGTGACATTTAGCCCGTGGAACAATACGACATGGACAAATGTTGGAAGGGGACATCAAAGCGCTTCACGTTGGAAGTAGAAGAATGTAGAATGATAAAGCGGAAGACCTTGACTGTTGACCAGTAATACTCAACAGTTAATGCGTGGAAAAACTAGGAATCAACTGATGGAAGATAAACTAGtcacttttctttcttttttttttgactaaaactAGTGACTTTTCTTCAAACACATTATCGCTTAAGAAGTTTCATtataaatgattagtttaataattaattgtgTAATTTGTGAAGTTTAGAACCTCTAGTAATGTAATTTAATTTAGCATGGTCTAATGGGAGAACCTCTTTgaggttcttaatttttattttttctaagttGAATgattagtttttataaaatttaaacaaatataacataatatgAAATCTTAGTGAAATTGGTgaagagaaacaaaaagaaaaagaagagaagagagtaaGCACAATGTGATTTTCATTACACCATACATATTTTTAACTTATGAAGTGACCAACAATACATCAATAGGTAGCATAAACAGAAGCATTAACTTGGTGTTGAGGTGGAAGTGTTCTTTTCATTACAGGTTATCAAGCATAAGCAGAAGCATTAACATCTAACCTGACAAAGCACTTCTACTCAACGAACAACTAGATGACACTAAATTCCATTTAAGTCCCAACCTAAACAATTTCTAACAAGcattaaaagaaaagtatacTAATCACTTGCCAATTGAAATGAAAGAGAGATGCTTTgatgatgttcttcctctgTCCATGGAGTTCCTACAAAACCCAAAAACTTAATAAAGTATACGTACCACACAAAAGAGCTACAAAGTCTCCTTCTACAATGTGATAACACTTTTATTCTCATATGTGGCGGATCACATACTGACATACCTGTGACCTGAGGTCTCCTACCAATTTATATGAATCTGACAGGAACTAGGCCTAGACTACCAGCCATAAAACCATGGCTGGAGAACACAAGTAAACAAATATTcatatcttataaatatttaacacatAATTCGTAAGAGTTGAAAGAAACTCCACCACGCTTAGACATTGtaggaaacaaataaaaaacgaTGAACTTTAGAACTGATTAATAGCAACTAACCCTTGAGATAGCTTCGGGTGAAGGAGTACCAAGCAAATCAGTCATAATATCCAATTGGTGCACCACATTCTTCCCAAGAAACAGCGGCTTCCCCGTGAGCATTTC
This region of Brassica napus cultivar Da-Ae chromosome C5, Da-Ae, whole genome shotgun sequence genomic DNA includes:
- the LOC106402029 gene encoding uncharacterized protein LOC106402029; its protein translation is MEDLRLSPLRLGSFKSSPPRGSPTFRRVHSGRTPRREVKANGGALQWFRSNRLLYWLLLITLWTYLGFYVQSRWAHVDDNKVEFLRFGGKLREDVLHVEQNKRVDSVADKTTHLVVDGTNVVHVDVNKRMHVSLAKKEDGTPRRSLSARRRRRRKAGRSSRSKTQKVRKVVEDLDEQDPELPKTNVTYGKLFGPFGSLEDKILEWSPQKRSGTCDRKSDFKRLVWSRRFVLLFHELSMTGAPISMMELASELMSCGATVYAVVLSRRGGLLQELIRRRIKVVEDKGELSFKTAMKADLVVAGSAVCATWIDQYMDHFPAGGSQIAWWVMENRREYFDRAKPVLDRVKLLIFLSEVQSKQWLTWCEEEHIKLRSQPVIVSLSVNDELAFVAGISSSLNTPTLTTEMMKAKRQALRESVRKEFGLTDKDMLVMSLSSINPTKGQLLLLESAALALERANEPEQVAKGTQSKIKNLNGIKKEKISLSVRHRLRGSARKMKIKSRVVDNPSVLSATGKRKLLFSANVTQKQDLKLLLGSVGSKSNKVAYVKEMLNFLSKNGNLSNSVVWTLATTRVASLYSAADVYVTNSQGIGETFGRVTIEAMAYGLPVLGTDAGGTKEIVEHNVTGLLHPVGRLGNKVLAQNLLFLLRNPSTRLQLGSEGRKKVEKMYMKQHMYKRFVDVLVKCMRP
- the LOC106400093 gene encoding delta-9 acyl-lipid desaturase 1-like — protein: MVSLSTSLKSLSPFSSAILSKRSPSKHNPNNLIFSSYNKPNSKLHFTKRLVVACKKPTFTAEDALRETTLTEESHRKVPFSEVVRKKRVFWERRWDYWDVSRAIGILGVHLLSLYAPFHFNWSAFRVAVGLSVIAGTGITLSYHRNLSHRSFVLPKWLEYLFAWCGTLAFQGDPIEWVSNHRYHHQYSDTDRDPHTPLHGFWFSYFLWIFDTGSILQNCGGEQNAADLVGQPFYRFLQRTWILNNLALSLLLYIFGGFPFLVWGVGVRTVFVLHSTFLMTAASHTWGTQPWKTGDLSKNTWWLAIVTLGESWHNNHHAFEFSARHGLEWWQIDITWYFIRLLQALGLATNVKLVTEAHKQRFTCDG